Proteins encoded by one window of Amaranthus tricolor cultivar Red isolate AtriRed21 chromosome 4, ASM2621246v1, whole genome shotgun sequence:
- the LOC130810658 gene encoding G-type lectin S-receptor-like serine/threonine-protein kinase At1g11300: MEEATRKSIRLRFPSLCGLTKLYLNISHWSNFIRTGNSDPNQLHLMISAGEYGKRISIFPGEINKLSIMKWISIWQSMRSDCDFYGKCGPFGTCNPNDSPICSCLKGFEPKNINEWNNRNWTSGCVQRTSLKCSDTEGKEDGFLRIKRVKVPDYATWLFANDEDDCRRKCLQNCSCLAFAFPSGIGCMVWNGRLIDIQEFFVDSADLFIRLAYSELGIVLWERLSM; the protein is encoded by the exons ATGGAAGAAGCGACGAGAAAATCCATTAGGCTTCGGTTTCCCTCTCTTTGTGGTCTCACTAAACTGTACTTGAACATCTCACATTGGTCGAATTTCATCAGGACTGGAAATTCCGATCCGAATCAATTGCATTTAATGATTTCCGCCGGAGAGTATGGAAAACGAATATCCATTTTTCCCGGAGAAATTAACAAGCTAAG TATTATGAAGTGGATTAGTATTTGGCAATCAATGAGATCTGACTGTGACTTTTATGGAAAGTGCGGTCCTTTTGGAACTTGTAACCCAAACGATTCACCCATTTGTAGTTGTTTAAAGGGGTTTGAGCCAAAGAACATCAACGAATGGAACAATAGAAATTGGACTAGTGGTTGTGTCCAAAGAACATCATTAAAATGCAGTGATACTGAAGGCAAAGAAGATGGCTTTTTGAGGATTAAGCGTGTGAAAGTGCCAGACTATGCTACTTGGTTGTTTGCAAATGATGAAGATGATTGCCGGAGGAAGTGCTTGCAAAATTGTTCGTGTTTGGCTTTTGCGTTTCCTTCGGGTATTGGATGCATGGTATGGAATGGACGCCTGATTGATATTCAAGAATTTTTTGTTGATAGTGCTGATCTTTTCATTCGCTTGGCTTATTCAGAACTAGGTATTGTATTGTGGGAGCGTTTATCGATGTAA
- the LOC130810660 gene encoding uncharacterized protein LOC130810660 produces the protein MAPKHLFLASFLLLSLLLVASASDYYTPSTLYKSPTYSPSPIYKSPYHSPSLIYKTPYYSPTPVYKSPYYSPSPVYRSPYYSPSPVYKSPYYSPSPVYKSPYYSPSPVYKSAHYTPAPLYKTSYYSPTPVHKYPYYSPSPVYKKPMYTPAYNKKPEYTSSPAYYKKPKYNPSTAYYKKPEYTPSPAYYKKPEYTPTPTYYMKPEYTPSPVYYKKLEYNPTPAYYKKSEYTPSPAYYKKPEYTPSPTYYKKPKYTSSPAYYKKSEYTPSPAYYKKHEYTPSPTYYNKLEYTPSPPYYNKPEYTSTPAYYKKPEYTPSPAYYKKPEYVPSPTYYKKPEYTPSPAYYKKPEYIPSPTYYKKPEYILPPTYY, from the coding sequence ATGGCTCCTAAGCATCTCTTTCTTGCCTCCTTTCTTCTTTTGTCATTACTACTTGTTGCTTCTGCAAGCGACTACTACACCCCTTCAACCTTATACAAGTCTCCGACTTATTCACCATCCCCAATTTACAAGTCACCATACCACTCTCCATCTCTAATATACAAGACACCTTACTACTCGCCAACACCAGTCTACAAATCCCCCTACTATTCTCCATCACCAGTCTACAGGTCCCCATACTACTCTCCATCACCGGTTTACAAGTCTCCTTACTACTCTCCTTCACCGGTTTACAAGTCACCTTACTACTCCCCTTCACCGGTTTACAAGTCTGCACATTACACCCCAGCTCCACTTTATAAGACTTCATACTACTCTCCAACCCCTGTCCACAAGTATCCATACTACTCTCCATCACCTGTTTACAAGAAGCCAATGTACACACCTGCGTATAACAAGAAGCCTGAATACACCTCATCGCCAGCTTACTACAAGAAGCCTAAATACAACCCATCAACAGCATACTATAAGAAGCCCGAATACACTCCATCACCGGCATATTATAAAAAACCTGAATACACCCCTACACCAACATACTACATGAAGCCTGAATACACTCCATCACCAGTTTACTACAAGAAACTTGAATACAACCCAACACCAGCATATTACAAGAAGTCTGAATACACCCCATCACCTGCTTACTACAAGAAGCCTGAATACACCCCATCACCAACATATTATAAGAAGCCTAAATACACTTCATCACCAGCTTACTATAAGAAGTCTGAATACACCCCATCACCTGCCTACTACAAGAAGCATGAATACACCCCATCACCAACATACTACAACAAGCTTGAATATACTCCATCACCACCTTACTACAATAAACCTGAATATACCTCAACACCAGCTTACTACAAGAAGCCTGAATACACCCCATCACCAGCATACTACAAAAAGCCTGAATACGTCCCATCACCAACATACTATAAGAAGCCTGAATATACCCCATCACCAGCATATTACAAAAAGCCTGAATATATCCCATCACCAACATACTATAAAAAGCCCGAGTACATTCTACCACCAACATATTACTAG
- the LOC130810659 gene encoding uncharacterized protein LOC130810659, producing the protein MICLRALTFFQLSRKDSEWLHLDDIIRTWIYGTISPSLLKSIVRPDDSAFDAWTRIENNFQNNKTSRILNLESQFNDISLANFPNVKAYCNELENIATSLNNLGTSISDNRLALQVLHGLTTDYRTFRSLVQNMSPVPSFDTL; encoded by the exons ATGATTTGTCTACGTGCTTTGACGTTCTTCCAATTGAGTCGTAaa GACTCCGAATGGCTACACCTTGATGATATTATCCGCACGTGGATTTATGGTACTATTAGTCCTTCTCTTCTTAAATCTATTGTCCGTCCCGATGATAGTGCTTTTGATGCTTGGACTCGCATTgagaacaattttcaaaacaacaaaacttcCCGTATTCTTAACCTTGAGTCTCAATTCAATGATATTTCCCTTGCTAATTTCCCGAATGTGAAGGCTTATTGTAACGAACTTGAGAATATTGCTACTTCTCTTAACAATCTTGGCACTTCTATTTCCGACAATCGGTtggctcttcaagttcttcatggtTTGACTACCGATTACCGTACTTTTCGATCCTTGGTTCAAAACATGTCTCCCGTTCCTTCCTTTGATACTCTTTGA
- the LOC130810661 gene encoding proline-rich protein 3-like → MTDECFTTCKREVLTLKWLLSISFLPPFFFCHYYLLLPQATTTPLQPHYKKSEYTPSPAYYKKPEYTPSPIYYKKPKYTSSPAYYKKSEYTPSPAYYKKPEYTPSPTYYNKLEYTPSPPYYNKPEYTSTPAYYKKSEYTPSPAYYKKPEYIPSPTYYKKPEYTPSSAYYKKPEYISSPTYYKKPKYIPPPTYY, encoded by the exons atgacGGATGAATGTTTTACAACATGTAAGAGGGAGG TTCTTACTTTAAAATGGCTCCTAAGCATCTCTTTCTTGCCTCCTTTCTTCTTTTGTCACTACTACTTGTTGCTTCCGCAAGCGACTACTACACCCCTTCAACCTCATTACAAGAAGTCTGAATATACCCCATCACCTGCTTACTATAAGAAGCCTGAATACACCCCATCACCAATATATTATAAGAAGCCTAAGTACACTTCATCACCAGCTTACTATAAGAAGTCTGAATACACCCCATCACCTGCCTACTACAAGAAGCCTGAATACACCCCATCACCAACATACTACAACAAGCTTGAATATACTCCATCACCACCTTACTATAATAAACCTGAATACACCTCAACACCAGCTTACTACAAGAAGTCTGAATACACCCCATCACCAGCATATTACAAGAAGCCTGAATACATCCCATCACCAACATACTATAAGAAGCCTGAATATACCCCATCATCAGCATATTACAAAAAGCCCGAATACATCTCATCACCAACATACTATAAAAAGCCTAAATACATCCCACCACCAACATATTACTAG